In Ovis canadensis isolate MfBH-ARS-UI-01 breed Bighorn chromosome 11, ARS-UI_OviCan_v2, whole genome shotgun sequence, one genomic interval encodes:
- the PNPO gene encoding pyridoxine-5'-phosphate oxidase: MTFRLRSVIVTFGRSSEWPRCLRHLCSRGAAMDLGPMRKTYLGDPEAFEETHLTSLDPVKQFAAWFEEAVQCPNIMEANAMCLATCTRDGKPSARMVLLKGFDKDGFRFFTNFESRKGKELDSNPFASLVFYWEPLHRQVRVEGPVKKLPEEEAECYFHSRPKSSQIGAVVSHQSSVIPDREYLRKKNKELEQLYQEQEVPKPKYWGGYILYPQVIEFWQGQTNRLHDRIIFRRGLLTGDAPLGPMTHRGEEDWLYERLAP; the protein is encoded by the exons ATGACATTCAGGCTGCGGAGCGTCATCGTGACGTTTGGACGATCCTCCGAGTGGCCCCGCTGCCTCCGCCACCTCTGCAGCCGCGGTGCTGCCATGGACCTGGGACCGATGCGCAAGACTTACCTCGGGGACCCAGAG GCATTTGAGGAGACTCATCTGACCTCCCTGGACCCTGTGAAGCAGTTTGCTGCCTGGTTCGAGGAGGCTGTTCAGTGTCCTAACATAATGGAAGCCAACGCCATGTGTCTGGCTACGTGTACAAG AGATGGGAAACCGTCTGCCCGCATGGTGCTGCTGAAGGGCTTTGACAAGGATGGCTTCCGCTTCTTCACTAACTTCGAGAGTCGAAAGGGAAAAGAGCTG GACTCAAATCCCTTTGCTTCCCTCGTCTTCTACTGGGAGCCCCTGCACCGTCAG GTGCGTGTGGAGGGGCCCGTGAAGAAGCTGCCTGAGGAGGAGGCTGAATGCTACTTCCACTCCCGCCCCAAAAGCAGCCAGATTGGGGCTGTGGTCAGTCACCAGAGTTCCGTGATCCCGGATCGGGAG tatctgagaaagaaaaataaggaactgGAGCAACTCTACCAGGAACAGGAGGTGCCAAAGCCAAAATACTG GGGTGGCTACATCCTGTACCCACAGGTGATTGAGTTCTGGCAGGGCCAAACCAACCGCCTGCACGACCGGATCATCTTTCGACGAGGCCTACTAACTGGAGACGCCCCTCTGGGGCCCATGACCCACCGAGGCGAGGAAGACTGGCTCTATGAGAGACTTGCGCCCTAA
- the SP2 gene encoding transcription factor Sp2: MSEPQTSMAATAAVSPSDYLQPAASTTQDSQPSPLALLAATCSKIGPPAVEAAVTPPAPPQPTPRKLVPIKPAPLPLSPSKNSFGILSSKGNILQIQGSQLSTSYPGGQLVFAIQNPTVVNKGTRSNTSIQYQAVPQIQASSPQTIQVQPSLTNQIQIIPGTNQAIITPSPSSHKPVPIKPAPVQKSSTTTTPAQSGANVVKLTGGGGNVTLTLPVNNLVNTSDPGATTQLLTESPPAPLSKTNKKARKKSLPAAQPPVAVAEQVETVLIETTADNIIQAGNNLLIVQSPGGGQPAVVQQVQVVPPKAEQQQVVQIPQQALRVVQAASATLPTVPQKPSQNFQIQAAEPSPTQVYIRTPSGEVQTVLVQDSPPATAATASTTTCSSPASRAAHLSGTSKKHSAAILRKERPLPKIAPAGSIISLNAAQLAAAAQAMQTININGVQVQGVPVTITNTGGQQQLTVQNVSGNNLTISGLSPTQIQLQMEQALAGEAQPGEKRRRMACTCPNCKDGDKRSGEQGKKKHVCHIPDCGKTFRKTSLLRAHVRLHTGERPFVCNWFFCGKRFTRSDELQRHARTHTGDKRFECAQCQKRFMRSDHLTKHYKTHLVTKNL; the protein is encoded by the exons AACCACAGACCAGCATGGCTGCCACTGCCGCTGTCAGTCCCAGTGACTACCTGCAGCCTGCCGCCTCTACCACCCAG GACTCCCAGCCATCTCCCTTAGCGCTGCTTGCTGCGACATGTAGCAAAATCGGCCCTCCAGCTGTTGAAGCTGCGGTGACGCCTCCTGCTCCCCCTCAGCCCACTCCACGGAAACTCGTCCCTATCAAACCCGCCCCTCTCCCTCTCAGCCCCAGCAAGAATAGCTTTGGAATCTTGTCCTCCAAGGGAAACATACTTCAGATTCAGGGGTCACAGCTGAGCACGTCCTACCCTGGGGGGCAGCTGGTGTTCGCCATACAGAACCCCACCGTGGTCAACAAAGGGACCCGATCGAACACCAGTATCCAGTACCAGGCAGTCCCTCAGATCCAGGCCAGCAGTCCTCAGACCATCCAGGTGCAGCCCAGTCTCACCAACCAGATCCAGATCATCCCTGGCACCAACCAAGCCATCATCACCCCGTCCCCGTCCAGTCACAAGCCCGTCCCCATCAAGCCAGCCCCTGTCCAGAAGTCGAGTACGACCACCACTCCGGCACAGAGCGGGGCCAATGTGGTGAAGCTGACAGGCGGCGGCGGCAATGTGACCCTTACTCTGCCTGTCAACAACCTCGTGAACACCAGCGACCCCGGGGCCACCACTCAGCTCCTCACGGAGAGCCCCCCTGCCCCGCTGTCTAAGACTAACAAGAAAGCCAGGAAGAAGAGTCTTCCTGCTGCCCAGCCCCCTGTGGCCGTGGCCGAGCAGGTGGAGACGGTGCTGATCGAGACCACCGCGGACAACATCATCCAAGCAGGAAACAACCTGCTCATTGTTCAGAGCCCCGGCGGGGGCCAGCCAGCCGTGGTCCAGCAGGTCCAGGTGGTGCCCCCCAAGgctgagcagcagcaggtggTGCAGATTCCACAGCAGGCCCTGCGGGTGGTGCAGGCCGCATCCGCCACACTCCCCACCGTCCCCCAGAAGCCCTCCCAGAACTTCCAGATCCAGGCTGCTGAGCCGTCACCTACTCAG GTCTACATCCGTACGCCTTCTGGTGAGGTACAGACGGTCCTCGTCCAGGACAGCCCCCCAGCAACAGCTGCGACTGCCTCCACCACCACTTGCAGTAGCCCTGCGTCCCGTGCTGCCCATCTGAGTGGGACCAGCAAAAAGCACTCGGCTGCAATTCTCCGAAAAGAACGACCCCTGCCAAAGATCGCTCCTGCTGGGAGCATCATCAGCCTGAACGCAGCACAGCTGGCAGCAGCGGCCCAGGCCATGCAGACCATCAACATCAACGGTGTCCAGGTCCAGGGCGTGCCCGTCACCATCACCAACACTGGCG GACAGCAGCAGCTGACTGTGCAGAATGTTTCTGGGAACAACCTGACCATCAGTGGGCTGAGCCCCACCCAGATCCAGCTGCAGATGGAACAGGCCCTGGCTGGAGAGGCCCAGCCTGGGGAAAAGCGGCGCCGCATGGCCTGCACGTGTCCCAACTGCAAGGATGGGGACAAGAG GTCTGGCGAGCAGGGCAAGAAGAAGCACGTATGCCACATCCCCGACTGCGGCAAGACTTTCCGTAAGACGTCCCTGCTGCGGGCTCACGTGCGCCTGCACACCGGCGAGCGGCCCTTCGTCTGCAACTGGTTCTTCTGTGGCAAGAGGTTCACACGGAGCGACGAGCTCCAGCGGCATGCCCGCACCCACACAG GGGACAAACGCTTCGAGTGTGCCCAGTGTCAGAAGCGCTTCATGAGGAGTGACCACCTCACCAAGCATTACAAGACCCACCTGGTCACGAAGAACTTGTAA